The Agrobacterium larrymoorei genome includes the window CTTGTTTTCCTCCACGAGACGATAGCTGACGAGCTCAGCGCCCAGATGAACGGAAGCAATATTCTCGATAATAACGTCGCGAGTATAGCTCTGGCCGATTGGAAGAGCTGGAAGATCATTGGCAAGAACAAAGCAGATTTCGATCTCAACCGCCACGGTTCCCGGCTTCGGCACGGTCAGCGGACCTTCTGCAGCGGTGTCATAGAGATCGAGCAGCGGAGCCGCGACGGCGCGACCATTATTCATGGCGATTTTCCAGCCAGCCACTTCCTTGCCGATTGCGCCGGTGGCGATGGCCTGCGCAGCCATTCCCGTTTCGATACTGTCTGGAATAAGACCGTTAGCCACCAGCGTCTCAACGCTCAGAGACGATTGCTGTGCCTCGGCCCCAGCCAGAACGACACCAAGCTTGATGTTCGCTTCCGTCATCGTCGTCATGCGTTTATCCTCCCGTAACGTCAGGCTTTTTAGCTTCATTACAGGCAAATGAGGCTCTGGCAAGGGACGTTGCAGGCGCAAACCCGCAAATGTACTGTCTTCAACATAATATTGGAGTAGAAGTATTTTCCGAACTCGCGCGTTTACGCCATGCTCATCAGCATACAGCCTCTAGCTCCGTCACGCATCTGGCGGTCGAGGCCGCACCTAAACGCCTATGTTCAGTCGCGCGCCAGCCTTGAGGTCGGGCGCCGGCGCAACTCATGAGATGCGCTAAACGGTTTATGCCGCTGTATAGTTGGACTAGATGGAGCCTGCGCTGCTACGTTGCATGGAGGCAATGAAATTATATGATTGATATTAAGAACATAATATATCTATACTGATGAAATAACATTTTTTACTGTGTGGTTAAAGATTTCCGTTGGGGCGACGCCCAAAAAAAGTCTGAAGAAATAGGAGTTTTTTTACGTTGAAAAACAAATCTTCATTTTGTACATCCTGTGGATGAAATTCACGCTCTGTTTTAGTGATCTGGAAAAACACCCGGGTATCAAAGAGATTTCGTCTCTTTAGTACTGTTTTTTTTAAATCGGGCTTTTGGTTACAGGTCGAATCATTCCAATATAGTGGTTGTAATAGGACTTCGAATTAACCAAATTTTAAAAGGTTATAGAGAATAGTCCAGTCGCTGAGGTGGGAAGTGGGCAATGCACTCGCAGCTAATGATAAGCTGCATATGTGCCTGTTCATGACAATCTCAAATTATTTGGCGTAAAAGGTCGGAGCCCGTAAGGGCTCTGCGTGCATGATGCCTTCCAGTACGCCGGCTCTCGAAAGCCATGTTTTCCAAGGATCGTTATTGCCCTGACGGGCGCCGGGTCGACTTTGCCGTCGGTTTGGTGCGCTGGTTTGCGAACGTTTGATCGTTCGCGCAGCTATGCGTGGTTTGAAGCCATTCATGTTGCCCGGCGCAGATAACATTTGTCATTTGCCAAACGGGGGCACGCGTCCATGACGTCAATTGTAGCTAATCTTTCGATCAAGCAGATAAGCAATCTTTCCACCACTACGATGAAGTCACTCACATCGGCTGACATCGCTGCGCTCAGCAATGCGCAGATTGGTGCTCTTAGTTCTACGCAGATCGGCGCGCTGAACACCGACATAATGTCGTCCATCGGCAGCGACAAGATCAGCGCAATCTCCGCCAAGGCAATTGTAGGCCTAACGGTCGATCAGTTGACTGCGATTGGTTCTGCTCAGGTTGTTGGCCTGACGACGACACAAGTTGCGGCAATGTACGCAAGCCAGATCGGCGCTCTCAATGATGAGGGCTTGGAGGCTTTGAGCTCGGCGCAAGTAGCCGTCATGAAATCCGATCAGGTCGCTACGCTGTCTGCTGATGAGCTGAAGAAATTCACGACGGATGAGATTGCAGCGATCAACACAAAGGCTCTTGCCGGTCTCCAGACTTCTGAAATCGCTTCGCTGGAAACCTCTGTTCTGCAGGCCTTCTCCAGCACACAGCTGGGTGCGTTCAACTCCTTGCAGCTCGGCGCTCTCAAGACCGAACAGCTTGCCGTACTGAAAACCGAACAGCTTGCAGGTCTTTCCGCCAAGCAGATCGTCTCGCTTGACTCCGGTGCTGTCAGCGGCCTGACTTCGGATCAGGTTTCAAAGCTCTCTGCGGTACAGGTTGCTGCACTGACGTCTAACCAGATCGACAGCATCAGCGATGACGCCATTGCTGGTTTCACAAGCGATCAGGCCAAGGTCCTGACCTCTGCTCAGGTTGCCAAGCTGTCTGCAGATGACCTGAAAAAGTTCGCTGCGGACGAGATTGCTGCCATTAACACCAAGGCACTCGCCGGTCTTCAGAGTGACGTACTCGGTGCACTGGAAACTGCATCCCTGCAGGCTTTCTCCAGCGCGCAGCTTGGTGCGATGACTTCGTCTCAGCTCGGCGCTCTCAAGACCGAACAGCTTGCAGTACTGAAAACAGAACAGCTTGCAGGTCTTACGGCCAAGCAGATCGTCTCGCTCGACACGGGTGCTGTCAGCGGTCTGACTTCGGATCAGGTTGCCAAGCTCTCCACAACGCAGGTTGCTGCACTGACCTCCGACCAGCTGGCAAACTTCAGTGGTGATGCGATCACGGCTCTGACGTCCGATCAGGCCAAGGTTCTGACATCTGCTCAGGTCTCCACCCTGTCCGCAGAAGAACTGAAGACCTTCTCCACGGATGAAATTGCAGCGATCAGCACCAAGGCACTTGCAGGTCTCCAGACTTCTGAGATTGCCCTGCTGGAAACCGCTGCTCTGCAGGCATTCAGCGGCGCGCAGATTGGCTCTCTGAACACAAATCAGATCGCCTCGCTCACGACTGAACAGGTCGGCTTGCTTGCGACCGGTCAGGTTGCCGCGCTCACATCCAAGCAGCTCGCTGCTCTGGTGCCTGGAAAGCTCAGCACGCTCACCACTGATCAGGTGAACGTTCTGACCAACCAGCAGTTGACGGCATTGAGCACAGCTCAGCTCGCCGCCTTCAGCGCCGATGCGGTCAAGGCTTTGGACTCCGATCAGATCGCCGTTCTGAGCTCCGGTCAGGTCGCCACGCTCTCTGCTGACGAACTGAAGGACTTCACGGCGGATGAGATTGCAGCGATCAACACCAAGGCTCTCGCAGGTCTCCAGACTTCTGAGATCGCCTTGCTGGAAACTGCCTCCCTGCAGGCCTTCACCAGCACGCAGCTTGGTGCTCTGAACGCATCTCAGCTCGGCGCTCTCAAGACCGAACAGCTTGCAGTACTGAAAACAGAACAGCTCGCAGGTCTTTCCGCCAAGCAGATCGTCTCGCTCGACACGGGCGCTGTCAGCGGTCTGACTTCGGATCAGGTTGCCAAGCTCTCCACGACGCAGGTTGCTGCGCTGACTGCGGACCAAATCAACAGCATTAGCGATGACGCTGTTGCAGGTTTCACGAGCGATCAGGCCAAGGCCTTGACCTCTGTTCAGGTCGCCAAGCTGTCTGCAGATGATCTGAAAAAGTTTGCTACTGACGAGATTGCTGCCATTAGCACCAAGGCACTCGCCGGTCTTCAGAGTGACGTACTCGGTGCACTGGAAACTGCATCCCTGCAGGCTTTCTCCAGCGCGCAGCTTGGTGCGATGACTTCGTCTCAGCTCGGCGCTCTCAAGACCGAACAGCTTGCAGTACTGAAAACAGAACAGCTTGCAGGTCTTACGGCCAAGCAGATCGTCTCGCTCGACACGGGTGCTGTCAGCGGTCTGACTTCGGATCAGGTTGCCAAGCTCTCCACAACGCAGGTTGCTGCACTGACCTCCGACCAGCTGGCAAACTTCAGTGGTGATGCGATCACGGCTCTGACGTCCGATCAGGCCAAGGTTCTGACATCTGCTCAGGTCTCCACCCTGTCCGCAGAAGAACTGAAGACCTTCTCCACGGATGAAATTGCAGCGATCAGCACCAAGGCACTTGCAGGTCTCCAGACTTCTGAGATTGCCCTGCTGGAAACCGCTGCTCTGCAGGCATTCAGCGGCGCGCAGATTGGCTCTCTGAACACAAATCAGATCGCCTCGCTCACGACTGAACAGGTCGGCTTGCTTGCGACCGGTCAGGTTGCCGCGCTCACATCCAAGCAGCTCGCTGCTCTGGTGCCTGGAAAGCTCAGCACGCTCACCACTGATCAGGTGAACGTTCTGACCAACCAGCAGTTGACGGCATTGAGCACAGCTCAGCTCGCCGCCTTCAGCGCCGATGCGGTCAAGGCTTTGGACTCCGATCAGATCGCCGTTCTGAGCTCCGGTCAGGTCGCCACGCTCTCTGCTGACGAACTGAAGGACTTCACGGCGGATGAGATTGCAGCGATCAACACCAAGGCTCTCGCAGGTCTCCAGACTTCTGAGATTGCCTTGCTGGAAACCGCTGCCCTGCAGGCCTTCACCAGCACGCAGCTCGGCGCTCTAAACGCATCTCAGCTCGGCGCTCTCAAGACCGAACAGCTTGCAGTACTGAAAACAGAACAGCTCGCAGGTCTTACGGCCAAGCAGATCGTCTCGCTCGACACGGGCGCTGTCAGCGGTCTGACTTCGGATCAGGTTGCCAAGCTCTCCACGGCGCAGATCAATGCACTGACCTCCGACCAGCTGGCAGGCTTCAATGGTGATGCGATCAAGGCTCTGACGTCCGATCAGGCCAAGGTTCTGACATCGGCTCAGGTTTCCACCCTGTCCGCAGAAGAACTGAAGACCTTCTCCACGGATGAGATTGCAGCGATCAGCACCAAGGCACTTGCAGGTCTCCAGACTTCTGAGATTGCCCTGCTGGAAACCGCTGCTCTGCAGGCCTTCTCCGGCAGTCAGATCGGCTCTCTGAATACAAGTCAGATCGCCTCGCTCACGACTGAACAGGTCGGCTTGCTCTCAACCGATCAGGTTGCTGCCCTCACATCCAAGCAGCTCGCTGCTCTGGTGCCTGGAAAGCTCAGCACGCTCACCACTGATCAGGTGAACGTTCTGACCAACCAGCAGTTGACGGCATTGAGCACAGCTCAGCTCGCCGCCTTCAGCGCCGATGCGGTCAAGGCTTTGGACTCCGATCAGATCGCCGTTCTGAGCTCCGGTCAGGTCGCCACGCTCTCTGCTGACGAACTGAAGGACTTCACGGCGGATGAGATTGCAGCGATCAACACCAAGGCTCTCGCAGGTCTCCAGACTTCTGAGATCGCCTTGCTGGAAACTGCCTCCCTGCAGGCCTTCACCAGCACGCAGCTTGGTGCTCTGAACGCATCTCAGCTCGGCGCTCTCAAGACCGAACAGCTTGCAGTACTGAAAACAGAACAGCTTGCAGGTCTTACGGCCAAGCAGATCGTCTCTCTCGACACGGGCGCTGTCAGCGGTCTGACTTCGGATCAGGTTGCAAAGCTCTCCACGGTGCAAGTTAACGCATTGACCTCCGACCAGCTGGCAGGCTTCAATGGTGATGCGATCAAGGGTCTGACGTCCGATCAGGTCAAGGTTCTGACATCGGCTCAGGTTTCCACCCTGTCCGCAGAAGAACTGAACACCTTCACGACGGATGAGATCGCAGCGATCAGCACTAAGGCTCTTTCGGGTCTCACGACGAGTGCGCTTGCTGACCTCGACGCTACCAACCTGAAGTCCTTGAGCACCCAGCAGATCACCGCGCTTAATACCGCCCAAATACAGGGATTGACCGGTGAAAAGGTTGGTGAACTGACGACAGCGCAAATCTCTGCTCTGACTTCGAAGCAGATTTCGTTGTTGACAACGGAAGCGGTGACCGGTCTGACGACCGATCAGATTGCATCGATGACCACGCTTCTGGGCGCTTTCTCAACCGATCAGATTGTCGCTATGGACGCCAATCAGATTGAAGCTATCTCGACGGATGGAGCCGCTAGCCTGACGTCTAGCCAGATATCGGCAATGAATGCCGAAGATATCTCGAAGTTCACGACCGATGAACTTGGTAAGCTGACGTTGAAGGCGGTTAAGGGCCTGACAACGGACAACGTTGCCAGCTTGACATCGTCGCAGGCGAGCAGCTTCACTCAGGCACAACTCCAGGCAATGGATCAGGCGCAGGTCGAGGCTATCCAGAAGCAGTACAGCTCCAACTAATAGCTGTAAAATTTACTGAAGCAGTACGGCGCCGGAGTAATCCGGCGCCGTTTTTTGTTTTCTGTACTTGCAGGAAACTGAAAAAGAGCTCACCGATGGCTCGGCAGCTTCGGCAGCAGTACCGTCAACAAACCTAGCAACGGCATGTAGGAGCAGAGGCGGTAGACGAATTCTATGCCTTCGCGATCTGCGAATATGCCGAGGACTGCGGCGCCTATGCCTCCGAAGCCGAATGCGAAGCCGAAGAACATGCCGGCTATGAGGCCGACGCGGCCGGGGACGAGTTCCTGGGCGAAGACCACGATGGCTGAAAAGGCGGAGGAGAAGATGAAGCCGATCACGACAACGAGTACGGCGGTCCAGAAAAGGTTTGCGTAAGGCAGCATCAGCGCAAAGGGAATGACGCCGAGGATCGAGAACCAGATCACCACGCGCGAGCCGAAACGGTCGCCGATCGGCCCGCCGAAAAAGACCCCTGCGGCAGATGCGCCGAGGAAGAGGAAGAGCAGGATCTGGGCGTTCTGCACCGAAACACCGAATTTCTCGATGGTAAAGAAGGTGAAGTAGCTGGAAAGGCTCGCCAGATAGGCGTTTTTCGTGGCGGTCAGAATGAGCAGCACGACGAGCGTGGTCATGACCTTGTTGCGGGCGAGTGGAAGCGCGCGGCTGACGACCTTTTTGCCCGCGGCGCTGCGACGATGACGGCTGTACCAGACGCTGACCCAGGAGAGGACCAGGAACCCGGCGAGCGCGATCAATGAAAACCAGCTGAGGCTTTCCTGTCCCCGTGGAATAACGATAAAGGCGGCCAGAAGAGGCCCGATGGCCGTGCCGGTGTTACCGCCGACCTGGAAGAAGGACTGCGCAAGGCCGTGACGTCCGCCAGAGGCGATGCGGGCAACGCGCGATGCCTCAGGATGGAAAATAGCGGAACCAACGCCGATCAGGCAGGCGCCGATAACGAGAACGGGGAAACTATGCGCAAAGGCCAGCGTAATGAGGCCGACGCAGGTGGAAAGCATGGCCACGGGCAGCGAAAATGGCATAGGCCATTTGTCGGTCGCGATGCCGACGGCGGGCTGTAGCAGGGACGCCGTTACC containing:
- a CDS encoding MFS transporter, which codes for MARVTNPGFNAEATTFSIIAAASFCHMLNDIMQSLLTSLYPLLKANYALDFMQIGLLTFAFQVTASLLQPAVGIATDKWPMPFSLPVAMLSTCVGLITLAFAHSFPVLVIGACLIGVGSAIFHPEASRVARIASGGRHGLAQSFFQVGGNTGTAIGPLLAAFIVIPRGQESLSWFSLIALAGFLVLSWVSVWYSRHRRSAAGKKVVSRALPLARNKVMTTLVVLLILTATKNAYLASLSSYFTFFTIEKFGVSVQNAQILLFLFLGASAAGVFFGGPIGDRFGSRVVIWFSILGVIPFALMLPYANLFWTAVLVVVIGFIFSSAFSAIVVFAQELVPGRVGLIAGMFFGFAFGFGGIGAAVLGIFADREGIEFVYRLCSYMPLLGLLTVLLPKLPSHR
- a CDS encoding beta strand repeat-containing protein, which produces MTSIVANLSIKQISNLSTTTMKSLTSADIAALSNAQIGALSSTQIGALNTDIMSSIGSDKISAISAKAIVGLTVDQLTAIGSAQVVGLTTTQVAAMYASQIGALNDEGLEALSSAQVAVMKSDQVATLSADELKKFTTDEIAAINTKALAGLQTSEIASLETSVLQAFSSTQLGAFNSLQLGALKTEQLAVLKTEQLAGLSAKQIVSLDSGAVSGLTSDQVSKLSAVQVAALTSNQIDSISDDAIAGFTSDQAKVLTSAQVAKLSADDLKKFAADEIAAINTKALAGLQSDVLGALETASLQAFSSAQLGAMTSSQLGALKTEQLAVLKTEQLAGLTAKQIVSLDTGAVSGLTSDQVAKLSTTQVAALTSDQLANFSGDAITALTSDQAKVLTSAQVSTLSAEELKTFSTDEIAAISTKALAGLQTSEIALLETAALQAFSGAQIGSLNTNQIASLTTEQVGLLATGQVAALTSKQLAALVPGKLSTLTTDQVNVLTNQQLTALSTAQLAAFSADAVKALDSDQIAVLSSGQVATLSADELKDFTADEIAAINTKALAGLQTSEIALLETASLQAFTSTQLGALNASQLGALKTEQLAVLKTEQLAGLSAKQIVSLDTGAVSGLTSDQVAKLSTTQVAALTADQINSISDDAVAGFTSDQAKALTSVQVAKLSADDLKKFATDEIAAISTKALAGLQSDVLGALETASLQAFSSAQLGAMTSSQLGALKTEQLAVLKTEQLAGLTAKQIVSLDTGAVSGLTSDQVAKLSTTQVAALTSDQLANFSGDAITALTSDQAKVLTSAQVSTLSAEELKTFSTDEIAAISTKALAGLQTSEIALLETAALQAFSGAQIGSLNTNQIASLTTEQVGLLATGQVAALTSKQLAALVPGKLSTLTTDQVNVLTNQQLTALSTAQLAAFSADAVKALDSDQIAVLSSGQVATLSADELKDFTADEIAAINTKALAGLQTSEIALLETAALQAFTSTQLGALNASQLGALKTEQLAVLKTEQLAGLTAKQIVSLDTGAVSGLTSDQVAKLSTAQINALTSDQLAGFNGDAIKALTSDQAKVLTSAQVSTLSAEELKTFSTDEIAAISTKALAGLQTSEIALLETAALQAFSGSQIGSLNTSQIASLTTEQVGLLSTDQVAALTSKQLAALVPGKLSTLTTDQVNVLTNQQLTALSTAQLAAFSADAVKALDSDQIAVLSSGQVATLSADELKDFTADEIAAINTKALAGLQTSEIALLETASLQAFTSTQLGALNASQLGALKTEQLAVLKTEQLAGLTAKQIVSLDTGAVSGLTSDQVAKLSTVQVNALTSDQLAGFNGDAIKGLTSDQVKVLTSAQVSTLSAEELNTFTTDEIAAISTKALSGLTTSALADLDATNLKSLSTQQITALNTAQIQGLTGEKVGELTTAQISALTSKQISLLTTEAVTGLTTDQIASMTTLLGAFSTDQIVAMDANQIEAISTDGAASLTSSQISAMNAEDISKFTTDELGKLTLKAVKGLTTDNVASLTSSQASSFTQAQLQAMDQAQVEAIQKQYSSN